Proteins encoded in a region of the Anopheles ziemanni chromosome 2, idAnoZiCoDA_A2_x.2, whole genome shotgun sequence genome:
- the LOC131286740 gene encoding ATP synthase subunit alpha, mitochondrial, whose protein sequence is MSMISARLAASVARSLPRTASQVAKIAVPAVSVAARNLHVSTAKRGAEISSILEERILGSAPKADLEETGRVLSIGDGIARVYGLKNIQADEMVEFSSGLKGMALNLEPDNVGVVVFGNDKLIKEGDIVKRTGAIVDVPVGDEILGRVVDALGNAIDGKGEIKTGQRFRVGIKAPGIIPRVSVREPMQTGIKAVDSLVPIGRGQRELIIGDRQTGKTALAIDTIINQKRFNDGQDESKKLYCIYVAIGQKRSTVAQIVKRLTDSGAMGYTIIVSATASDAAPLQYLAPYSGCAMGEYFRDNGKHALIIYDDLSKQAVAYRQMSLLLRRPPGREAYPGDVFYLHSRLLERAAKMSPTLGGGSLTALPVIETQAGDVSAYIPTNVISITDGQIFLETELFYKGIRPAINVGLSVSRVGSAAQTKAMKQVAGSMKLELAQYREVAAFAQFGSDLDAATQQLLNRGVRLTELLKQGQYVPMAIEEQVAVIYCGVRGYLDKMDPSKITAFEKEFLAHVKTNEKALLQQIASEGKISDEADAKLKSVVTSFMSTFSA, encoded by the exons ATGTCGATGATTTCTGCCCGTTTGGCGGCTTCGGTGGCCCGCAGCCTGCCCAGAACCGCTAGCCAG GTCGCCAAGATTGCCGTTCCGGCAGTTTCAGTCGCTGCTCGCAACTTGCACGTCTCCACTGCCAAACGTGGCGCCGAAATCTCGTCCATCCTCGAGGAGCGCATCCTCGGCTCGGCCCCTAAGGCCGACCTGGAGGAGACCGGCCGAGTGCTGAGCATCGGTGACGGTATCGCCCGTGTGTACGGTTTGAAGAACATCCAGGCCGATGAGATGGTGGAGTTCTCCTCCGGCCTTAAG GGCATGGCCCTTAACTTGGAGCCGGACAACGTCGGTGTTGTCGTGTTCGGTAACGACAAGCTGATCAAGGAGGGCGATATTGTCAAGCGTACCGGTGCCATCGTGGACGTGCCGGTCGGTGACGAGATCCTCGGTCGCGTCGTTGATGCCCTCGGTAACGCCATCGACGGCAAGGGCGAAATCAAGACTGGCCAGCGCTTCCGTGTCGGTATCAAGGCCCCGGGTATCATCCCGCGTGTGTCTGTGCGCGAACCCATGCAGACCGGTATTAAGGCCGTCGACTCGCTGGTCCCGATCGGTCGTGGACAGCGTGAGCTGATCATTGGCGATCGTCAGACTGG TAAGACCGCTCTGGCCATCGATACCATTATCAACCAGAAGCGTTTCAACGACGGACAGGATGAGTCGAAGAAGCTGTACTGTATCTACGTTGCCATCGGTCAGAAGCGTTCCACCGTCGCCCAGATCGTAAAGCGTCTGACTGACTCCGGTGCGATGGGCTACACCATCATCGTGTCTGCCACCGCCTCGGACGCCGCCCCGCTGCAGTATCTGGCCCCGTACTCCGGTTGCGCCATGGGCGAGTACTTCCGTGACAACGGTAAGCACGCGCTGATCATCTACGACGATCTGTCCAAGCAGGCCGTGGCCTACCGTCAGAtgtcgctgctgctgcgtcgTCCTCCGGGTCGTGAGGCCTACCCCGGTGATGTGTTCTATCTGCACTCGCGTCTGCTGGAGCGTGCGGCCAAGATGAGCCCGACGCTCGGCGGCGGCTCGCTTACCGCTCTGCCAGTCATCGAGACCCAGGCCGGTGATGTGTCCGCGTACATTCCAACCAACGTCATCTCGATCACGGACGGACAGATTTTCCTCGAGACGGAGCTGTTCTACAAGGGTATCCGGCCGGCCATTAACGTCGGTCTGTCGGTGTCGCGTGTCGGTTCCGCTGCCCAGACCAAGGCCATGAAGCAGGTCGCCGGTTCGATGAAACTCGAGCTTGCCCAGTACCGTGAGGTGGCTGCCTTCGCCCAGTTCGGCTCGGATCTCGACGCTGCCACCCAGCAGCTGTTGAACCGCGGTGTGCGTCTGACCGAGCTGCTCAAGCAGGGCCAGTACGTGCCGATGGCCATCGAGGAGCAGGTCGCCGTCATCTACTGCGGTGTCCGTGGCTACCTGGACAAGATGGACCCGAGCAAGATCACCGCGTTCGAGAAGGAGTTCCTGGCCCACGTTAAGACCAACGAGAAGGCGCTGCTGCAGCAGATCGCCTCGGAGGGCAAGATCTCTGATGAGGCCGATGCTAAGCTTAAGTCCGTTGTCACCAGCTTCATGTCCACCTTCTCCGCCTAA
- the LOC131286761 gene encoding protein tamozhennic, with translation MAYTTNKIHDELWEQILENHWKYLESEESMQKIQLRRDLEELIENRLGKVSPKEKFFLNDTKYVFDSSVACLDGFTAYKASIGFEAVSQYANNLFVKPWRKEYKVIKMYSGFYQHEIASNLLNAEKLFQAMGYQLMTNRTLVLEGPICPDQVMNVARDAITAYVECQMMKRIYNEFTALRLSVDWIDIYNFRSFHAADVMQTVKQMAQLIQEKHHNKLHQAKLKGIFQRTVVH, from the exons ATGGCTTATACTACGAATAAAATACACGATGAGCTCTGGGAACAGATACTAGAGAATCACTGGAAATACCTCGAGTCGGAAGAATCGATGCAAAAAATTCAACTGCGGCGTGACCTAGAAG AATTGATAGAAAATCGTCTTGGCAAGGTGTCTCCAAAAGAGAAATTCTTTCTAAATGACACGAAATATGTCTTTGACAG TTCCGTAGCCTGTTTGGATGGGTTTACCGCCTACAAAGCATCGATCGGATTCGAGGCCGTCAGCCAGTACGCAAACAATCTGTTTGTGAAACCATGGCGGAAAGAATATAAAGTGATAAAA ATGTATTCCGGCTTCTATCAACACGAAATTGCTTCTAACCTGTTGAACGCGGAGAAACTGTTCCAAGCCATGGGCTACCAGCTGATGACAAATCGAACCCTCGTTCTCGAAGGACCCATTTGTCCGGATCAGGTGATGAATGTTGCGCGCGATGCTATCACGGCGTACGTTGAATGCCAG ATGATGAAACGGATCTATAACGAATTTACGGCATTGCGATTATCGGTTGACTGGATTGATATTTATAACTTCCGGAGCTTTCATGCCG CTGATGTTATGCAAACTGTTAAGCAGATGGCGCAACTAATACAGGAAAAACATCACAATAAACTCCACCAAGCTAAATTGAAAGGTATATTTCAGCGTACCGTCGTACattaa
- the LOC131293840 gene encoding U6 snRNA-associated Sm-like protein LSm2: MFFTTFGTIFDDLQPPTWLFYSFFKSLVGKDVVVELKNDLSICGTLHSVDQYLNIKLTDISVTDPEKYPHMLSVKNCFIRGSVVRYVQLPGEEVDTQLLQDAARKEAVTSVR; this comes from the exons ATGTTTTTCACAACCTTTGGAACAATTTTCGACG atctacaaccgcctacctgg CTTTTCTATTCTTTCTTCAAATCCCTTGTTGGCAAAGATGTCGTTGTCGAGTTGAAAAACGATTTGAG CATCTGCGGAACGCTACACTCCGTAGACCAGTACCTCAATATCAAGCTGACGGACATCAGCGTGACGGATCCGGAGAAATACCCACATATGCTGTCGGTAAAAAACTGCTTCATCCGCGGTTCGGTCGTACGATATGTGCAGCTGCCCGGTGAAGAAGTAGATACCCAGTTACTACAAGACGCGGCACGAAAAGAAGCTGTAACTAGTGTACGATAA
- the LOC131286731 gene encoding uncharacterized protein LOC131286731 — protein MEVKMQHRSRAHMFQIQVRALIKTLKCLQSDDKYQALLFLISAIKLYVKFLYNDCQERLYKPAILKELNNIENVIVVNLLKTRGAGTASASASSVATARTSASSYGGGLASTTRLDLGGTSIRSTDLSLGGDGLLMMHPHRTQPHPPLMPWDLRGKLLRGNLFDGLPPTDSVRLGANISAAACSSLLKGGQRLASAGRWLGNVRMTRALVRMIANHDFKLLFNMFEQSIFPTWKIYKNERIFVRKRPALTTVTVRTSLPAICYGSGSSHSPPATYIKKEEFDFDPPYSIADDHCFEEIKDEDDDDLLLMKEDDSIDISNEIFSEEESSTNNTSLMLSSDTNTLDTNDSSMVSHERNKEQIYQCLLCDKSYRKRKSLVIHFNLHPGYCPDCGKQRGVTSDEIVEHNRIYHKNRPHICEHCGETFTRNQQYQIHVQGHFISQKRVAEQNCKKIHKHCCKTCGIVFNNQKYLEKHIQKTNHQMEGVVCEICGAIFCNSMKLNHHVTRMHNNVFSQKASLERNMLLQQTSTSVVEKSYCCDHCGLSFLSQTTLRDHIKLAHTSVPEDNKFECNICNKLFAAKRSLKRHKLCHSEERAFRCTVDNCKDAYKNQSHLARHMKTVHHIEPQKRLPKGKAAAATAAAGGGAGGSSGGTSATLSTSTTGDPSRASSASADFISHGIGDGVTIGGGSCDSLKVGGGGVGALKKSALGSSEKSLGDSSTNFSDNMSSFNYEFSDTTGGGSSTPALPSLGGRDEGTPTLLSSAMLGGSGSTMAPRSQAGAFNDPGISFASTSKQQQHNQLQQQHLSWQNLEFGSVPQHRSTTLAGGGGPPTQPMQDPLATQGSFLDTGHPQHHNLHHQAHHPLGPGSMGDPMGGAGAGGGVFMASSNMMPGGARRFPLPDTTLTCEHCDETNFVNAQQFQVHVQDHFVVKEGKEPAGKKLLRLICKTCNLVFATGAQLDRHIQKTNHHTESIACEICSAIFNSNLKVYQHMLKCHKNDIWFACEQCSKVFILKQDYDKHQLVHQTVTDRSIICEHCASSFLTQEALKEHIKIAHSMDKKYKCTICNKLFAARRSLKRHKLCHEEEAAFRCPIDGCTEAFRTAANLAKHKKMAHPAGIVAAPTSQVPGSIVPGVMVAHDSMGESPHVATKLPGTMAGGPLPATASGTMKVLEKVHQEPAVQNAGVGQVMAGHHGTNPLMAVAAGMLKTEPRPSPSMGMVVPPSRTSSAGSSVGLGGNNTNSGSGANLPYNPYEAQGAMHYNSVGLGVSPGSNIGPAGHGHHAALHHHHHHLQQQQQQQQHGGNQHHSSQQALPHHHSQSQFVGMTNPAGAAGLHYTSAHGGSRGGTGGTSGNLEQQQQPSTVGYRMAGEGGASVGPSGGNTGNIPYGYAQMGNAYDWQNMAEMGNQNAGVETGGIVGGANAGQTQVSSASASAMKGAGSKYYSAIHENNPGGAGASGGVGAASGVATTSGFLSPQQLQHQSPHQSHHLQQSQLQQQQQQQQLPHHPQQAQAGGVQSKSSQEHSQQQQQQQQQQHMMNMNNQEMMGYQDIWNANMMKMEFQEEGTGGNGNSGAYNSLGNILTNLEMIGGSSNFESQAQQQQQQQSYDMIPASRTSADPHVQSRGPSAQSPAALAQQQVQQQHHQQQQQLHQQSHSKGGHFHSKQQSQLPSHAHLLSSVEPGQMVNQQHHQHQQQLHHHHHQQQQQQQQLHHHHHHHHQVGAPNLGTMPHSKSLDHYQDASSASTASAAAAATPMYGMNVGCMQRHSIDQPYHFTPNTMYGGHFAPVAPYEETLNEMCAVGGGGGGRGGGPGGGGVFVNNLHPYNNVPGTNGRYNPMSNFPTMAAGSVADAMYGMMNGVGGAEMKQNGNLMEGGGCYRHAALNGGSFVGHPLFSAYHEQMHPSYYMPDPSKVPSGTKQHLGSSSYDTSSSSMATQTAYPSAPQPGASILSSKKKIYNDYDVPQSSSGTGLRYGSEQKSVGGGGKKLDRYHKNAELLIDYESDMLPEALVERNNQKEYSGHHHHHHHHHLHHQTSRNSRQSDFDSYEDEQQQQQLQHEPSSVNRRKNQDGIGCYDSWNFVYENLQKQGYSKDLGERGDFFTDELGVERQGVEEEDMAALRRPRAKVPENDPNGGSRRESTSGGSTLRRGQNEKLKAMKAKAADKVDGIVRQSGSTASNATIKPERKHERQSSAGGGPAGSGGSLVQKMAKTSISSRQHSGEDLLGLDQHPQAVATGSTSSRRNSVTKKQTTALAAGPPGSSTSVPPKESNNNTTTTGILVNHHHPHQATPSASSMSTATTTTTTLGQKKKTATFDTGAVTIINPSPTSIPTTGATLSSEWNCNFCTFLNPDGKRICDMCSKSRDFRLDGANASNGTATCV, from the exons ATGGAAGTGAAAATGCAGCACCGATCACGGGCGCATATGTTCCAGATACAA GTCAGAGCACTGATCAAAACACTCAAATGTCTCCAGTCGGACGATAAATACCAGGCCCTGCTGTTTCTTATCTCGGCAATCAAGCTGTACGTCAAGTTTCTGTACAACGATTGCCAGGAACGCCTATATAAGCCCGCAATACTCAAAGAGTTGAACAACATCGAGAATGTGATCGTAGTGAATCTGCTCAAGACGCGTGGTGCGGGTACTGCGTCTGCATCGGCGTCATCAGTGGCAACCGCACGCACGAGTGCATCTTCCTACGGTGGTGGGTTGGCCAGCACAACCCGTCTCGACCTCGGCGGCACGAGCATACGAAGTACGGACCTATCGCTTGGTGGCGATGGGTTGCTGATGATGCATCCACATCGCACCCAACCGCACCCGCCGCTCATGCCCTGGGACTTACGGGGGAAGCTATTGCGCGGTAATCTATTCGACGGCCTGCCCCCGACCGACAGCGTCCGCTTAGGGGCAAATATCAGTGCGGCCGCCTGCAGTTCCCTGTTGAAAGGAGGCCAACGTCTCGCGAGTGCTGGCCGGTGGTTGGGCAACGTCCGGATGACACGCGCACTGGTGCGAATGATCGCGAACCATGATTTCAAGCTGCTATTTAACATGTTCGAGCAGAGTATATTTCCGACGTGGAAAATCTACAAAAACGAGCGAATATTCGTGCGAAAACGGCCCGCCCTAACGACGGTTACCGTCCGAACGTCTCTGCCAGCCATCTGCTACGGCAGCGGCTCGTCGCACTCGCCACCCGCAACCTACATCAAGAAGGAGGAGTTTGATTTCGATCCACCGTATTCGATCGCAGACGATCACTGCTTCGAGGAAATTAAAGATGAAGATGACGACGACCTGCTGCTGATGAAGGAGGACGATTCGATCGACATTTCGAACGAAATCTTCTCGGAAGAGGAATCGTCCACCAATAACACCTCGCTGATGCTTTCGTCCGACACAAACACGCTGGACACGAACGACTCAAGCATGGTTTCGCATGAAAGAAACAAGGAACAGATCTACCAGTGCTTACTTTGTGATAAAAG CtataggaaaagaaaatctctcGTCATCCACTTTAATCTCCATCCGGGATACTGTCCCGATTGTGGGAAGCAACGTGGGGTAACATCGGAT GAAATCGTTGAACATAATCGAATCTATCACAAAAATCGACCTCACATCTGTGAACACTGTGGCGAAACGTTCACCCGCAACCAGCAGTATCAGATACACGTCCAGGGGCATTTTATTAGCCAAAAGCGGGTCGCGGAACAAAACTGTAAAA AAATCCACAAACACTGCTGTAAAACATGCGGCATCGTTTTTAACAATCAGAAATATCTCGAAAAGCACATCCAGAAAACGAACCATCAGATGGAAGGCGTGGTGTGCGAAATCTGCGGTGCAATATTCTGTAATAGTATGAAACTGAACCATCACGTAACTCGAATGCATAACAATG TGTTCTCACAAAAGGCATCCTTAGAAAGGAACATGCTGCTACAGCAGACGAGTACCAGCGTTGTGGAAAAATCCTACTGTTGCGATCACTGCGGGTTGTCGTTTCTATCGCAAACAACCCTTCGGGATCACATAAAGCTTGCTCATACATCGGTTCCGGAAGAT AATAAGTTCGAGTGTAACATCTGCAATAAACTGTTCGCCGCCAAGCGGTCGCTCAAACGCCATAAACTTTGCCATTCGGAAGAGAGGGCCTTCCGCTGCACGGTGGACAACTGCAAAGATGCATACAAAAATCAATCGCACCTAGCGCGTCACATGAAAACCGTGCACCACATCGAGCCCCAGAAGCGACTGCCGAAAGGGAAGGCCGCCGCCGCAaccgctgctgctggtggtggtgcaggtgGCTCTTCTGGCGGTACCAGCGCCACGCtgtccacctccaccaccggcGATCCGTCACGGGCGTCCTCAGCCAGTGCCGACTTCATTAGCCACGGTATTGGCGACGGAGTGACGATCGGTGGTGGTTCATGCGATTCGTTAAaggtcggtggtggtggcgttggCGCGTTGAAAAAGTCGGCCCTCGGTAGCAGCGAAAAATCGCTCGGCGACAGCAGTACCAACTTCAGCGACAATATGTCTTCGTTTAATTACGAATTTTCTGACACGACGGGTGGTGGCAGTTCGACACCGGCCCTTCCATCGCTTGGCGGACGGGACGAAGGTACACCAACGCTACTATCGTCCGCGATGCTCGGCGGAAGTGGTTCAACGATGGCTCCAAGATCCCAAGCGGGTGCATTCAATGATCCTGGAATAAGTTTTGCATCGACAAGTAAGCAACAGCAACACAACCAgctgcaacaacagcaccTTAGCTGGCAAAACCTGGAGTTTGGCTCGGTTCCGCAGCATCGGTCTACAACACTGGCAGGTGGTGGTGGACCTCCAACTCAGCCCATGCAAGACCCATTGGCCACACAAGGCAGCTTTCTGGACACCGGGCATCCGCAACACCACAATCTCCACCACCAAGCGCACCACCCATTAGGACCGGGATCGATGGGTGATCCGAtgggtggtgctggtgctggtggaggGGTTTTTATGGCCTCCTCCAATATGATGCCAGGTGGTGCGAGACGTTTCCCT CTTCCAGATACCACTCTGACCTGCGAGCACTGCGACGAAACGAACTTTGTTAATGCGCAACAGTTTCAGGTGCACGTTCAGGATCATTTTGTCGTGAAGGAGGGCAAGGAACCCGCGGGCAAAA AACTGCTCCGATTGATATGCAAAACATGTAACCTGGTGTTCGCCACTGGCGCCCAGCTCGATCGACACATCCAGAAGACGAACCATCACACGGAGAGCATCGCGTGCGAGATCTGTAGTGCAATATTCAACTCCAACCTCAAGGTCTATCAGCACATGCTAAAGTGCCACAAAAACG aCATTTGGTTTGCGTGCGAGCAGTGCTCGAAAGTTTTCATATTGAAGCAGGACTACGATAAACATCAGCTGGTGCACCAGACAGTCACGGACCGATCGATCATCTGCGAGCATTGCGCATCGTCCTTCCTCACGCAGGAAGCCCTCAAAGAACATATCAAAATAGCGCACTCAATG GACAAAAAATACAAGTGCACCATCTGTAACAAACTGTTCGCCGCTCGGCGGTCGCTCAAGCGCCACAAACTTTGCCACGAGGAGGAGGCCGCCTTCCGGTGTCCGATCGATGGATGCACCGAAGCATTCCGTACGGCGGCGAACTTAGCGAAGCATAAAAAAATGGCTCACCCGGCAGGTATAGTGGCAGCCCCGACATCCCAGGTTCCCGGATCTATCGTTCCCGGAGTGATGGTAGCACACGATTCGATGGGTGAATCACCCCACGTCGCTACCAAACTGCCAGGTACGATGGCCGGTGGTCCGCTCCCAGCCACGGCATCTGGAACCATGAAggtattggagaaggtacaCCAGGAACCGGCTGTGCAAAACGCCGGCGTAGGCCAGGTCATGGCAGGTCATCATGGTACGAACCCGCTCATGGCTGTTGCTGCGGGAATGCTAAAAACCGAACCCCGTCCATCGCCTAGTATGGGTATGGTGGTGCCCCCCTCGAGGACGAGCAGTGCAGGAAGTAGCGTCGGGTTGGGCGGCAATAACACAAACAGTGGCAGCGGGGCGAATTTGCCCTACAATCCATACGAGGCGCAAGGTGCCATGCACTACAACAGTGTTGGACTCGGAGTTTCACCGGGATCGAATATAGGTCCCGCTGGGCATGGTCATCATGCGGCCCtacatcaccatcaccatcatttgcaacaacaacaacagcaacagcagcatggAGGAAATCAACATCATTCATCACAGCAGGCCCTTCCGCATCATCACTCGCAATCTCAGTTCGTTGGCATGACGAATCCAGCCGGTGCGGCCGGCCTGCACTACACGTCGGCACACGGTGGCTCCCGGGGTGGTACGGGTGGCACCTCGGGTAATCtcgaacaacagcaacagcccTCAACGGTTGGCTATCGAATGGCCGGCGAAGGCGGTGCGAGTGTTGGACCCTCTGGTGGCAATACTGGAAACATTCCTTACGGTTACGCTCAAATGGGTAATGCGTACGATTGGCAAAACATGGCTGAAATGGGCAACCAGAACGCAGGTGTGGAGACCGGTGGAATTGTTGGTGGTGCGAATGCCGGACAAACGCAAGTTTCTTCTGCATCCGCCAGCGCAATGAAGGGTGCTGGTAGTAAATATTACAGCGCAATCCACGAAAATAACCCTGGCGGTGCTGGTGCTAGTGGCGGTGTAGGTGCGGCTAGTGGCGTAGCCACGACCTCCGGGTTTCTTTCTCCGCAGCAACTGCAACACCAATCGCCTCACCAATCGCACCATTTACAACAATCTCAActtcaacagcaacagcaacaacagcagcttcCACATCATCCTCAGCAGGCACAAGCAGGTGGTGTACAAAGCAAGTCATCTCAGGAACAttctcaacaacaacagcaacagcagcagcagcagcatatgATGAATATGAACAATCAGGAGATGATGGGATATCAG GACATATGGAATGCCAATATGATGAAGATGGAATTTCAGGAGGAAGGAACTGGTGGTAACGGCAACAGCGGGGCGTACAACAGCTTGGGAAATATCTTGACAAACCTAGAAATGATTGGCGGCAGTAGTAACTTCGAGTCAcaagcacaacaacaacagcaacaacaaagcTATGATATGATACCTGCTTCCCGCACAAGCGCCGATCCTCACGTTCAGTCACGAGGACCGTCTGCACAATCACCTGCCGCATTAGCGCAACAGCAAGTACAACAAcagcatcaccagcagcaacaacagttaCATCAACAATCTCATTCGAAAGGAGGTCATTTTCATAGTAAACAACAGTCACAACTCCCAAGTCATGCTCACCTACTATCGTCGGTCGAACCGGGACAGATGGTgaatcagcagcatcatcagcatcagcaacaattgcaccatcaccatcatcagcagcagcaacagcagcaacagcttcaccatcaccatcatcatcatcatca AGTTGGGG CGCCTAACCTCGGAACAATGCCTCATTCGAAGTCGCTCGATCACTATCAGGATGCAAGTTCCGCTTCTACcgcatctgctgctgctgctgcaacccCAATGTACGGCATGAACGTAGGGTGCATGCAAAGACATTCGATCGACCAACCGTACCATTTTACGCCAAATACGATGTACGGCGGTCACTTTGCACCGGTAGCACCATACGAGGAAACTCTTAATGAAATGTGTGCTgttggaggaggaggtggaggacgAGGCGGTGgacccggtggtggtggagtttTCGTTAACAATCTCCACCCTTATAATAACGTTCCAGGCACCAATGGTCGCTATAATCCGATGTCGAATTTCCCGACGATGGCGGCGGGGTCGGTGGCCGACGCGATGTATGGCATGATGAACGGAGTTGGCGGTGCGGAAATGAAGCAGAACGGCAACCTTATGGAAGGCGGTGGTTGCTACCGACATGCGGCTTTGAATGGAGGTTCGTTCGTGGGACACCCTCTGTTTTCTGCCTACCATGAACAAATGCACCCATCTTACTACATGCCGGATCCATCGAAGGTGCCGTCTGGTACTAAGCAACATCTTGGCTCATCGAGCTATGATACTAGTTCGTCGTCGATGGCCACCCAAACGGCCTATCCGAGCGCACCCCAACCGGGAGCGTCAATTTTGAGTagtaagaaaaaaatctacaaTGACTACGACGTACCGCAGTCGTCTTCAGGAACCGGTTTACGATATGGCAGCGAGCAGAAATCGGTCGGCGGTGGTGGCAAAAAGCTTGATCGGTACCACAAAAACGCGGAGTTACTGATTGACTACGAGAGTGACATGCTTCCGGAAGCATTGGTCGAGCGAAACAACCAGAAGGAGTACAgcggtcatcatcatcatcatcatcaccaccacttGCACCATCAGACATCGCGCAATTCTCGCCAGTCGGACTTTGATAGCTACGAGGacgagcaacagcaacagcagttgcagcaTGAACCGAGCAGTGTGAATCGTCGCAAGAATCAGGACGGCATTGGGTGCTACGATTCATGGAATTTCGTCTACGAAAATCTTCAAAAGCAGGGCTACTCGAAGGATTTAGGCGAGCGGGGCGACTTTTTCACCGACGAGCTTGGTGTCGAACGACAGGGAGTAGAGGAAGAGGATATGGCTGCCCTTCGACGACCCCGTGCTAAGGTTCCGGAGAATGACCCTAACGGGGGTAGCCGAAGAGAATCGACCAGTGGCGGCAGCACCCTGCGTCGCGGTCAGAACGAGAAGCTTAAGGCAATGAAAGCGAAGGCTGCAGATAAGGTGGACGGAATTGTGCGCCAATCGGGGAGTACCGCTTCAAACGCGACAATTAAACCAGAGCGGAAACACGAGCGACAGTCTTCGGCCGGCGGAGGACCGGCAGGTAGTGGTGGTTCTTTAGTGcaaaaaatggccaaaacatccatctcATCCCGACAACACTCCGGGGAAGATCTGCTCGGATTGGATCAGCATCCGCAAGCTGTTGCGACCGGGTCGACAAGCAGCAGAAGAAATTCGGTCACCAAAAAGCAAACGACCGCCCTAGCAGCTGGTCCCCCCGGATCATCGACATCCGTACCACCCAAAGAAAGCAATAATAATACCACCACCACAGGAATTTTGGTCAATCATCATCACCCTCATCAGGCAACACCGTCGGCATCATCAATGTCAACGGCCACGACTACAACGACGACCCTGggacagaagaagaaaacggccACCTTCGACACCGGTGCGGTCACGATCATCAATCCCTCGCCGACGTCAATACCGACCACCGGGGCGACGTTAAGCAGCGAATGGAATTGCAATTTCTGTACCTTTCTTAACCCGGATGGCAAACGCATCTGTGATATGTGCTCGAAGAGCCGCGACTTCCGGCTCGACGGAGCCAACGCTAGCAATGGAACGGCAACCTGTGTTTAA